Proteins encoded within one genomic window of Pieris rapae chromosome 1, ilPieRapa1.1, whole genome shotgun sequence:
- the LOC110994390 gene encoding uncharacterized protein LOC110994390: protein MSKNILVMSFHGLVWAGVIAFAFLATGVNAGAARYDSATPYTPPYNKYKYVPLHSEPDEVTSLSEEESPSSGMPPSEMILTALRTALDVVRNMNKNRLNTPAVARNSNSTSVKHRRRQSSNDTVSGRGFEDYYDEHHDHHHEVETTTAKPMKQGRYTDPWAGYYDWIINEGSFKFWSVFQLFTAALLLYACFSAIYYAKFNPVLPDYSLEYDDYFLERSVGRKARSLDPSEMLSGLSWMSPSTFQFILNAIAKHYEDQ from the exons ATGtcgaaaaatatattggtGATGTCATTTCACGGTTTAGTATGGGCGGGCGTGATAGCTTTCGCGTTTTTGGCGACCGGCGTTAACGCTGGGGCGGCGCGCTACGATTCTGCGACTCCTTATACGCCGCCCtacaacaaatacaaatatgtaccTTTGCA CAGTGAACCTGATGAAGTTACTTCGCTGTCCGAGGAGGAATCTCCATCATCAGGGATGCCTCCATCAGAAATGATTCTCACCGCCCTGCGGACTGCCCTAGATGTTGTTAgaaatatgaacaaaaataggcTTAATACACCTGCAGTTGCTAGGAACAGTAATTCTACTTCAGTTAag CACAGACGTAGACAGTCAAGCAACGATACTGTCAGTGGAAGAGGGTTTGAGGATTACTACGACGAGCATCATGACCATCATCACGAAGTCGAAACGACCACAGCCAAGCCCATGAAGCAGGGAAGATATACTGATCCATGGGCTGGATACTATGACTGGATCATCAACGAGGGATCTTTCAAATTTTGGAGCGTTTTCCAG CTGTTTACTGCTGCTCTTCTTTTGTATGCCTGTTTCTCTGCCATCTACTACGCGAAATTCAACCCCGTCCTACCAGATTACAGTTTGGAATATGACGATTACTTCTTGGAGAGAAGCGTCGGTAGGAAAGCGAGAAGTTTGGATCCGTCCGAAATGTTATCCGGTTTAAGTTGGATGAGTCCTTCGACTTTCCAATTTATTCTCAACGCTATCGCAAAACATTATGAAGACCAATAA
- the LOC110994397 gene encoding uncharacterized protein LOC110994397, which translates to MHLIRLFFKRILDDFRQKKLMPLKILCFVHASTQLVLYPYLTIHMRELGINVEETAVMSSLTPLFLIMIPPLAGLFADKIGNFRLLLALTSAMGGLSALLLLLVPVGRYTITYPPAVELLASCDNTVLQLQDVRQYSCHPLHPYEHDINLTLQSCGFICQSQNASTDMNVVLKSKSYNINFKSLTQSQRLIYRNAIKQISKDFDSDDRKTVRILTNDPNFNSTMTQVSDYKIYFPTPQLYTINCNDLNNITCLLGNFDLISELEKDMHEDYRARVARRIEDDVDESPMYSINAIQSKNKPFKDFEEVDGTTCIDRFKKAENDVEVIVHIGDKEFSKCYSVCAMTTPRASLCENSQQKIDIDPSFTFWSYMALRVFIGIISGTSFALFEGAVIAIIREQEADYGMQKVYGSVGGMISSPLSGLFIDYASRGKGYTDFRPAFYMYAVLKVMSGILVLGLDLEFKKPAKTLVKDVITVFKNFEIVALLIVCVVMGTAWGYLESFLFWFLQDLGASQSLMGITITVGGVAGLPLLVLSGPIIKKIGHSNVLFIGFIFYAIRLFGYSFIYNPWLSLIFEAMESVTLSLSFTAAVTYAALLSSTTTDSSVQGLLGGLYYGVGKGAGSLIGGYLMKFFGTRLTYRLFAAATLVTGLFYFVFNRFCIRKFVKCRESDISAKNNANVESCETSDIKAAIDVADKTSCEMTGLDRLKLVKDTTDGGSDSGVENPAYLDNELCKDDSKKIQEKRLT; encoded by the exons atgcatttaatcCGGTTATTCTTCAAAAGAATTTTGGATGATTTCCGACAGAAAAAACTGATGCCCCTTAAGATACTATGCTTTGTTCATGCCTCAA CGCAATTGGTTCTATATCCCTACTTAACAATACACATGCGGGAATTGGGTATAAATGTGGAAGAAACTGCTGTGATGTCGTCTCTGACACCGCTCTTTTTGATAATGATACCTCCACTTGCCGGATTGTTTGCCGATAAAATTGGTAACTTTAGa TTATTATTGGCTCTTACATCAGCTATGGGTGGCTTATCAGCGTTGCTACTACTTCTTGTGCCCGTTGGTAGATATACCATAACATATCCACCCGCGGTAGAATTACTAGCCTCGTGCGACAATACTGTTCTGCAACTTCAAGATGTTAGACAATATTCTTGTCATCCTTTACATCCATATGAACATGATATCAATTTGAC gtTACAATCGTGCGGATTTATTTGCCAATCTCAAAACGCATCGACAGATATGAATGTTGTACTTAAAAGTAAAtcctataatattaattttaagtcttTGACACAATCACAGCGGCTTATATATCGAAACgccataaaacaaatatccaAAGATTTCGATTCAGATGATAGAAAAACAGTTCGTATCCTGACAAACGAtccaaattttaattcaaccATGACGCAAGTGTCcgattacaaaatttattttcctacGCCGCAATTGTATACTATAAATtgtaatgatttaaataacatcACATGTTTGTTGGGAAACTTTGATTTAATTTCGGAATTAGAAAAGGACATGCATGAAGATTATCGGGCAAGAGTAGCACGGCGTATAGAAGATGATGTGGATGAATCACCAATGTATTCAATTAATGCCatacaaagtaaaaataaacccTTTAAAGATTTTGAAGAAGTTGATGGTACAACATGTATCGATAGGTTCAAGAAA GCTGAAAACGACGTTGAAGTCATAGTTCACATTGGAGATAAAGAATTTTCTAAATGTTACTCGGTTTGTGCCATGACAACACCTCGGGCAAGTCTCTGTGAAAATAGTCAACAAAAGATTGATATAGATCCTTCTTTTACTTTCTGGAGTTATATGGCT CTTCGAGTGTTTATTGGTATTATTAGTGGAACATCGTTTGCGTTGTTTGAAGGTGCTGTAATAGCCATAATTAGAGAGCAAGAAGCCGACTACGGAATGCAGAAAGTTTATGGAAGTGTTGGAGGCATGATTTCTTCACCACTTTCAGGGTTGTTCATTGATTATGCTAGTAGAGGGAAAGGATATACAGACTTCAg GCCtgcattttatatgtatgcaGTGTTGAAGGTAATGTCTGGGATCCTAGTGTTAGGCCTTGACCTTGAGTTTAAAAAACCTGCAAAAACCCTAGTAAAAGATGTTATCACGGTATTTAAAAACTTCGAAATCGTCGCTCTTCTCATCGTTTGTGTTGTAATGG GAACTGCCTGGGGATATCTCGAAAGCTTCCTATTCTGGTTCCTACAAGACCTAGGAGCGTCACAATCGCTCATGGGCATTACTATCACAGTGGGTGGGGTCGCTGGCTTACCTCTCTTAGTATTATCAGGTcctatcattaaaaaaataggacATTCCAATGTACTTTTCATCGGATTCATCTTCTACGCCATTCGTCTTTTTG GCTATTCGTTCATATACAACCCGTGGCTgagtttaatatttgaagCGATGGAATCGGTGACTTTGTCTTTGTCGTTCACTGCGGCGGTCACGTATGCGGCACTCCTTTCCTCGACTACCACCGATTCTTCCGTACAAGGATTACTGGGAGGACTCTATTATGGCGTTG GTAAAGGCGCCGGAAGTCTTATTGGTGGTTATTTGATGAAATTCTTCGGTACTCGATTGACATATCGACTATTTGCGGCAGCTACGTTGGTCACTGGCTTATTTTACTTCGTTTTCAATCGATTTTGTATAAGAAAGTTTGTGAAATGTAGAGAAAGCGACATCTCTGCTAAAAATAATGCAAATGTAGAGTCGTGCGAGACTTCAGATATAAAAGCTGCCATAGATGTCGCTGACAAAACCTCTTGTGAAATGACTGGCTTGGACCGTTTGAAATTAGTTAAGGATACAACAGATGGCGGCAGTGACTCTGGTGTAGAAAACCCAGCGTATTTGGATAATGAATTATGCAAAGATGACTCAaagaaaatacaagaaaagCGCTTAacctaa
- the LOC110994418 gene encoding ENHANCER OF AG-4 protein 2, which yields MVTKKVIQIFLVVFTSDYVLALSFPGPQVYVVTPAAPRPFQVDAKPAPFYYRNWMRRMDSGENATSTTTSTTTNTPRVKTPDLIFAEFESDGSMKKSIRKLLENERVQPKSTTSTALPIYVPESESYKSDENKYGLPVPLERDGHKIENQKVDNDYFSMYNNFYNKVPAPVYMPSTTQRPAIVSTTTPSTTIGNVENIWHIIDNEKLNEDKGKWDEVALPSYEYTSDENNDDHSGAHITEAEPNDSLKKTDKDEESMDENFALPGFSTNSGSAAENESRAIRTEQNIRFPYVNLKPFQMKKPMLDLFSNSKKGNNLLTSLDNFFETKNPVRGEAQDFGNTPMNQPIDRYNPAQPYLPQAYSSKSKQSSPNSSPPKATASLVPPPPPPSNGVNLPSPISYDSFPPYTLDSAPSFPPASAPVPESLPSPPVITPSNDDSTDTYSGPSGESDGQSMDIGYRYKAPSPPSSPAFLPTVAPISKPFIGYSYNKPDMPSNSVNSMMTMDQNQGFQGYHYSKPKPSVQAPQSETYDSPPSYGHPDSGPTYGSAPGYGDSGPPSDHHNFPFPNSDGNDFKDAGMMPPPDITPYGGPPSDHGFPSDFPTDFKFPPDFDDHDHDHHVHHDHPPSSTEMPRVNRFSYYYLGKKLYYLPLYFSVYFIVYVGALIIKAVLRHKIVYPNSWRPNTTTAGFFSKRSVDDFLHHDNMHELTGRITHAIATAAEKYTESKRK from the exons ATGGttacaaaaaaagttatacaaatatttttagtagttTTCACAAGCGATTATGTATTGGCTCTTAGTTTTCCCGGTCCTCAAGTTTATGTCGTCACACCCGCGGCTCCTCGACCTTTTCAAGTGGATGCAAAGCCAGCACCGTTCTATTACCGCAATTGGATGAGAAGAATGGATTCTGGTGAGAACGCAACTTCGACCACGACTTCGACAACGACGAATACTCCGAGAGTGAAAACGCCTGATCTCATTTTTGCAGAATTTGAGTCAGATGGAAGCATGAAAAAGTCAATAAGAAAGCTTTTGGAAAATGAAAGGGTTCAACCGAAATCAACCACCTCTACTGCCCTACCAATTTATGTACCTGAAAGTGAGTCTTATAAATcagatgaaaataaatacgGCTTACCCGTGCCTTTGGAAAGAGATGGTCACAAGATAGAAAACCAGAAAGTAGATAACGACTATTTTTCCATGTATAACAACTTTTACAATAAGGTACCAGCGCCCGTTTACATGCCTTCAACGACACAGCGACCTGCTATAGTTTCCACGACTACACCCTCAACGACAATTGGTAATGTAGAAAACATTTGGCATATTATTGATAATGAGAAGCTTAATGAAGATAAAGGAAAGTGGGATGAAGTGGCACTGCCATCTTATGAGTACACTAGTGATGAGAATAATGACGACCACAGTGGTGCGCATATAACAGAAGCTGAACCCAATGATTCCCTTAAAAAGACTGATAAAGATGAAGAATCAATGGACGAAAACTTTGCTTTGCcagg atTCTCAACCAACAGTGGAAGCGCGGCTGAAAATGAGTCAAGAGCAATTCGCACTGAACAAAATATCCGATTTCcctatgttaatttaaaaccgTTTCAAATGAAAAAACCTATGCTGGACCTTTTTTCAAATAGTAAAAagggaaataatttattaactagcTTAGACAATTTTTTCGAAACCAAAAATCCAGTAAGAGGGGAAGCGCAAGATTTCGGAAATACTCCAATGAACCAGCCCATTGATCGGTATAATCCCGCACAACCTTATTTACCTCAGGCCTACAGTAGCAAATCAAAGCAATCAAGCCCAAATTCTTCACCACCAAAAGCCACTGCTAGCTTGGTTCCACCCCCACCTCCACCTTCCAACGGGGTCAATTTGCCATCTCCCATAAGTTATGATTCATTTCCCCCATACACCCTAGATTCTGCACCTTCGTTTCCTCCAGCATCAGCCCCTGTACCTGAATCACTCCCATCACCACCAGTAATCACTCCCAGTAATGATGATTCGACTGATACATATTCTGGTCCTAGTGGAGAAAGCGATGGGCAATCGATGGATATTGGATATCGTTATAAAGCACCTTCTCCCCCATCGTCACCAGCTTTTTTACCCACTGTAGCACCAATAAGTAAACCATTTATTggttattcatataataagcCAGATATGCCATCCAACAGCGTTAACTCCATGATGACTATGGACCAAAATCAAGGTTTTCAAGGATATCACTATAGTAAACCGAAACCCTCTGTTCAGGCTCCACAATCTGAGACATATGATTCTCCTCCAAGTTATGGTCATCCAGATTCTGGCCCGACATATGGTTCAGCACCAGGTTATGGTGATTCAGGTCCCCCATCTGATCACCATAATTTCCCTTTCCCTAATTCTGATGGTAACGATTTTAAAGATGCTGGGATGATGCCACCACCAGATATAACACCTTACGGTGGTCCCCCAAGTGACCATGGTTTTCCCAGTGATTTTCCAACAGACTTTAAATTCCCTCCTGACTTCGATGATCATGATCATGATCACCATGTGCATCATGACCACCCACCATCTTCTACAGAAATGCCTCGTGTTAATAGATTCAGTTACTATTATTTGgggaaaaagttatattacttACCGCTATACTTCAGCGTTtactttattgtttatgtgggtgctttaattattaaggcAGTACTTCGTCATAAAATTGTGTACCCTAACAGTTGGAGGCCGAATACGACCACGGCTGGTTTCTTCTCCAAGAGGTCAGTGGATGATTTCCTTCATCACGATAACATGCACGAATTGACTGGACGGATAACTCACGCGATAGCGACTGCTGCAGAAAAATATACAGAGagcaaaagaaaataa